TCAACAAATGAGTGCAGGCACTGGAGTTAATCATAGCGAATACAATCCTTCAAGCACTGAACCTGTGCATTTTTTACAAATTTGGATTTTGCCAAATCAGGAAAACATTCAGCCTCGTTACCAACAAATGCCACTGCCCACCAGTCTAAATGAATGGATATTAATTGCCTCTGAAAACGGACAACAAAATTCCATTAAAATTCAACAAGATGTGATGCTTTATACCGCCTCACTCGAAATTGGAAAATCCTTTGAAAAAAATATTCCTGATCATCGTTATGGTTGGATACAAGTCATTGAAGGTGAATTATCTTTAAATGCAGATACCATTCAATCAGGCGATGGCGTTGCCATTAATCCCGATACAAACTTAATATTAAAAGCAATAAAACCATCACGCATTTTATTTTTTGATATGAATTAAATTGATTAATTAATTTCTTTAAACTAAATTAAAATGATAAGGGATCTTATTTGAAAATAATTGAGTATTATGAAGCATTTAAATAAATAGCTCTATTTATGAGGTGTTTTATGACTAGCAAATATTTTTTTAGTCTAGATTCGATTAAGCCTCAAATCAATAATTCTGGTGGAAGTCTAATACATGTCACTTCAAATGAAACCCCCGGCTTTGTCAACATTTCGTTTGCCAGCCTAAAGTTAAATCCAAGAGGGTCCACAGAACCTATCTGGCATACAAATGCGAATAAAATCGGCTATTGCACAGAAGGTGAAGTTTTGGTGCAAATGCGCACCCCTGATCAAGCGGAAGAATTTACAGTGCAAGCAGGGGAAATCTTCTTTATTCCTCAAGGATACATACACCGTGTAGAAAACATCAGTCAAAAAAATAGTGTCATTCAATTCGCATTAAATCATACACATCCAGAAACAATGCGTATTTCGAAAGCGATCGGATCTCTTGCAGATAGCGTCTTTAACTCTACATTTAATACCTCGTCTAATTTTGTTGATGGTCTTAAAAAAACACAAAATAATGAACTGATTAAAGTACTTTCTCAGTCATCTCATCCACAAACAAATGGAAAGAATGAGTATAAATTTGACATCAAAGATAGCAATAAACCGATATTAACCAAGGGTGGCTATCTTCAAATTGGAACAAAATCTACTCTGCCCAAACTAGAAGGATTGGGCATTTTGGGATTTGGATTGAATCCAAAAGGAATTGTCGAACCTCACTGGCATACAAATGCGGGTGAGCTTGTTTTTATTGTGAAGGGGAAAACTCGTATTACAGTACTTTCACCTGATGGACAATTAAATGTCATGGAGGTGAATGGCGGACAAGGCGCTTTTGCTCCGGCATCCCATTTTCATAATATCGAAAATGTCGGTTCAGAAAATGTGGAAGTGATTGCCTTCTTTAGCCATGCAACTCCAGACTATATTGGAATTGGTGAAGTGATCGGTTCCTACTCAAACGAAGTTCTAGGATCTATTTTCAATGTGTCCCCAAGCTATTTCGATGCATTCAAAAAAGAAGAAGAACCTCTCGTGATTGTGCCTATCTAATTGTAGCAATCTGCAGGCGGGTTATCTCCCGCCCCTCCATTTAATTTGGCCATTCTTATCTCTTTAAGGACTGATTCGGGCCACATTTACTCGTCTTTTATGGTTACTCTTTTACAAAACATCGTCTTGGTCTATATAGACTGAAAAATACCCATTTTGTAGGAGCAGTGAATGACTAAAAAACTTGAAGGAAAAATTGCAGTAATTACTGGTGGAAATAGTGGACTTGGTTTTGCCACAGCGCAATTGTTTGTTGAAGAAGGGGCTTATGTCTATATTACAGGACGTAGACAAAAAGAATTGGATGCAGCCGTTGAACGCATTGGTTACAACGTTAAAGGAATACAGGGCGACGTCTCCAATCTAGAGGATCTTGACCGGTTATACGCCACTGTCAAGGAAGAAAGTGGTCACATCGATATCCTTTTTGCGAATGCCGGGACAGGAGAATTCGCTTCCTTAGAAAACATAACCGAACAACATTACGATAAAATTTTTGACACAAATGTAAAGGGATTACTTTTTAGTGTGCAAAAATCGCTCTTCCTAATGCGTGAAGGCGGTTCAATTATCTTAAATGCTTCTATGGTAAGCTCAAAAGGGATCGAGGCTTTTAGCGTCTATTGCGCAAGTAAAGCAGCCATACGCTCATTTGCACGTTGCTGG
This region of Parachlamydia acanthamoebae genomic DNA includes:
- a CDS encoding SDR family NAD(P)-dependent oxidoreductase; translation: MTKKLEGKIAVITGGNSGLGFATAQLFVEEGAYVYITGRRQKELDAAVERIGYNVKGIQGDVSNLEDLDRLYATVKEESGHIDILFANAGTGEFASLENITEQHYDKIFDTNVKGLLFSVQKSLFLMREGGSIILNASMVSSKGIEAFSVYCASKAAIRSFARCWILDLKKRKIRVNVISPGTVPTEGYSNALKLTAQQISQYESQTAVVTPLGRVGKPEEVAKPVLFLATDDSSYITGIELFVDGGFAQI
- a CDS encoding pirin family protein; this encodes MMSYKIRKSHERKFFDHGWLKTFHTFSFAHYYDPNFMGFRSLRVINEDRVAPGNGFPMHHHENMEIISIVLEGSLAHRDSMGTESVIHANDIQQMSAGTGVNHSEYNPSSTEPVHFLQIWILPNQENIQPRYQQMPLPTSLNEWILIASENGQQNSIKIQQDVMLYTASLEIGKSFEKNIPDHRYGWIQVIEGELSLNADTIQSGDGVAINPDTNLILKAIKPSRILFFDMN
- a CDS encoding cupin domain-containing protein, with the translated sequence MTSKYFFSLDSIKPQINNSGGSLIHVTSNETPGFVNISFASLKLNPRGSTEPIWHTNANKIGYCTEGEVLVQMRTPDQAEEFTVQAGEIFFIPQGYIHRVENISQKNSVIQFALNHTHPETMRISKAIGSLADSVFNSTFNTSSNFVDGLKKTQNNELIKVLSQSSHPQTNGKNEYKFDIKDSNKPILTKGGYLQIGTKSTLPKLEGLGILGFGLNPKGIVEPHWHTNAGELVFIVKGKTRITVLSPDGQLNVMEVNGGQGAFAPASHFHNIENVGSENVEVIAFFSHATPDYIGIGEVIGSYSNEVLGSIFNVSPSYFDAFKKEEEPLVIVPI